The Haloplanus sp. CK5-1 genome segment CACCTGAGTGACGGTCCCGCGTTCGAACCCACCGCCCAGCAGGTCGTCGAGCGGGGGGCAGCCGGTCGGCACCGGGGGCGATCCCGACGCCGCGTCCGGCGCTGACTCTGGTTCGGGCACACGATCACTCGGTCGCAGTGACTCATAAACCTTCGACACCACGCTTTATTCCCGCGGGACCGAAGGACCGCCGTGATCGTCGTCGCCACCGCCGACTTCGAACTGTACCACGAGGCCGTCTCCCTCCTCCGGGACCGCGGCGTGGCGTTCACCACCGTCGATCCGGGGGCCGACCTCCCCGACGAGGCGTCGGTCGTCGTCGCCGCGCCGGACGACCCGGTCGTCGACGCCGACGCGGACGTGGAACGCGTGACTGCGGCGGCGGCGGCGGAGGCCCGCCGCGCCGTCGACGAGGCGCTCGCACACCTGCGGGCCGGCGGCGGACGGACCGTCGTCGGCGTCGATCCCGGCACGCGCCCTGGTATCGCCGTCCTCTCTGGCGAGACGGTCGTCGCCGCCTTTCACGTCCCCCTCGGCGACGCCGTCGAGACCGTTCACCGGGAGGTCGCGGACGCGGTCGACCCACTCGTTCGGATCGGCGACGGGGCTCGACTCCACGGTGCGCGACTGGTCGACGACCTCGACGACGTGACGGTGGAACTCGTCGACGAGACGGGGACGACGCCCTACCTCGGCACGGGCGCTCGGGGGATGGGTGACGTCCTCGCCGCGGTCAACATCGCCCGACTGGAGGGCGAACGCGTCGATTCCCGGGATATCGAGCCGACGACGGGCGAACTCCAGCGGATCAAGGACCGCTCCCGGCGCGTCTCGACCGACGACCGGACCATCGACGACGCCCTCGCCCGGCAGGTCGCAGTCGGCGACCTCACCATCGAGGAGGCACTCGACGCCCACCGCGAGGGGTGATCGCTACTCGCCCTCGGACGCCGCCTCCGCCCGTCGCCGGACCTCCCGAACCGTCAGTCCCGTCTCGCTCGCGACGGCCAGTGCATCGTCGTACTCCGCGCTCCGGTCGTACACCGCACCCTCGGCGTCGGATGCCACCTTCACCCGGACCTCGTAGGCATCGCCCTCGATGTCGATCGTCACCGTCTCCACCGAGCGGTCGGCAACCCACCGGTGGCCGGCGCTCCCCTCGCGGACGCCGAGGGTCCCCGTCTCCTCGGCGAGTCGCCGCGCCACCCGCTCGGCGTCCTCCGGGCGGGCGACGACCTTCACGAGGTGGCCCGGTCTGGACTTCTTCATTGTCGCCGGCAGGACCGACACGTCGAGTGCGCCCGCGTCGCCGAGCGTCTCCTGGAGGCTCCCGAGGGTCTCGGGCGTCGCGTCGTCGAGGTTGGTCTCCAGGACGGCGATGGACTCCCGACGGAGGCCGCCGCCGTCGCCGACGAGGACGCGGAGGGCGTTCGGGTGCCCCTGCACGTCCGCGTCACCGGCCCCGTACCCGACGGTGTCGACGTCGAGGCTCGGGAGGTGGTCGACGCCGTCCGCGACTTCCGCGAGGATCGCCGCCCCCGTCGGCGTGAGGAGTTCCCGATCGACCGGTCCACCCCGGATCGACCAGTCCGCGTCCGCGACGAGTTCGGCCACCGCCGGCGCGGGCACGGGGTAACTCCCGTGGCTCATCGACACCGTCCCGGCGCCGACCGACACCGGGGTCGTCACGACGCGGTCGGGGTCGAGGTCGGCCAACAGGAGACACGCCCCAACCACGTCGGCGATGGCGTCGTCCGCCCCGACCTCGTGGAAGTGCGTGTCCTCGAGGTCGGTCCCGTGGACCGCCGCCTCCGCCTCGCCGAGGCGACGGAAGGTCGCGAGTGCGTCCCGCTGGACCGCGGGTGGGAGGCCCATCCCTTCGACGACCTCGACGACCTCCGAGTAGGTGCGTCGGGGACCGACCCCTTCGGCGTGCGTGTGTTCGTGGTCGTCGTGATCGTGGTCGTGGCTGTGCGTGTGATCGTGATCGTGATTGTCGTCCCCGACCTCTACGAGGACGTCGACGGTCGTCGCGGTCACGCCCGCTCTGGTCGTCGACCCGACGGCGTAGCGCACGTCGAGTGCGTCCGACACGCGGTCGAGGACGTCCGGATCGGCCCCGGCGTCGACCAGCGCCGCACAGACCATGTCGCCGCTCGCCCCCATCCGTCCGTCGAACGCGACCGTTTGCATACCGGATCGCTCACGCTCGACGGTCAAACGGCTTGCGACCGCCACCGGATCGGTAGGGGTTTGTACACCCCGTGTGTATGCTACTACATGACATGCCCAGCGGCCACGCGTGAACGGGTGATCGGCGGCAACAACAAACTTATGCCCCGCCACCGGCGAGACATCACCATCTTCGCGGATACATCATGAACGAAGTCCAACTCGAAGTGGCGAAGGCGTACCCGAACGACTCGGGACGCGGTATCGCCCGGCTGGACCCCGACACGCTGCTCCACCTGAAGCTGTCGCCCGGTGACATCATCGAGATCGAAGGGGCGGATCGGACGGCGGCGAAGGTGTGGCGTGCCGACCGGCAGGACTGGAACACGGACACGGTCCGGATCGACGGGTTCACCCGGCAGAACGCCGACGTCGGCATCGGCGAACGCGTCACCATCCGGAAGGCCGAGGCGACGAAGGCGGACAAGTTGGTGCTCGCCCCGCCGGAGGAGGCGAGCGTCCAGTTCGGCTCCGACGCCGCTGGTATGGTCAAGCGGCAGATCCTCAAGCGACCGGTGGTCGAACGCGACATCGTCCCCGTGATGTCGAGTACGAACCACCCGTTCATGCGGTCGCCGGGGCAGGCCATCCCGCTGATCGCCGTCGAGACCGACCCCGACGGCGTCTGCCTGATCACCGAAGACACCGAGGTCGAACTCCGCGAGGAGCCGATCTCCGGGTTCGAGAAGACCGGCGGCGGCATCACCTACGAGGACATCGGCGGCCTCCAAAACGAGATCCAGCGCGTTCGGGAGATGGTCGAACTCCCGATGAAACACCCGCAGATCTTCAAGAAACTCGGGATCGAACCGCCCCAGGGGGTGCTCCTGCACGGGCCGCCCGGGACGGGCAAAACCCTACTCGCGAAGGCGGTCGCCAACGAGACGTCGGCGAGTTTCTTCTCCATCGCCGGTCCCGAGATCATCTCCAAGTACTACGGCGAGTCCGAACAGCAGTTGCGCGAGATCTTCGAGGACGCCAAAGACGAGTCGCCGTCGATCATCTTCATCGACGAACTCGACTCCATCGCGCCCAAACGCGAGGACGTGACCGGCGAGGTCGAACGACGAGTCGTCGCCCAACTGCTGACGATGATGGACGGCCTCGAGACGCGGGGACAGGTCATCGTCATCGCGGCGACCAACCGGGTCGACTCCGTCGACCCCGCCCTGCGGCGGCCGGGCCGGTTCGACCGTGAGATCGAGATCGGGGTCCCCGACGAGGCGGGCCGCAAGGAGATTCTCCAGATCCACACCCGCGGGATGCCCCTCTCCGACGACGTGAGCCTCGATCACCTCGCCGACGAGACCCACGGGTTCGTCGGTGCGGACATCGAGAGCCTCACCAAGGAGGCCGCGATGAAGGCGCTCCGGCGCTACTTGCCGGAGATCGACCTCGACGAGGAGGACATCCCGCCGAGTCTCATCGACCGCATGATCGTCAAGCGCCAGGACTTCGGCGGCGCACTCAACGAGGTCGAACCCTCCGCGATGCGGGAAGTGTTGGTCGAGCTCCCGAAGATCACGTGGGACGACGTCGGGGGACTAGAGGACCCCAAACAGAACGTCAAGGAGGCCGTCGAGTGGCCGCTCTCCTCCCCGGAGAAGTTCGACCGCATGGGGATCGACCCGCCGAAGGGCGTCCTGCTGTACGGGCCGCCGGGAACGGGGAAGACCCTGATGGCGAAGGCCGTCGCCAACGAGACCAACGCCAACTTCATCTCCGTCCGTGGTCCCCAACTCCTCTCGAAGTGGGTCGGCGAATCGGAGAAGGCGATCCGGCAGACCTTCCGCAAGGCCCGGCAGGTTGCGCCGACGGTCATCTTCTTCGACGAACTCGACTCCCTCGCACCGTCGCGGGGCAACGAGGTCGGCAACAACGTCTCCGAACGGGTCGTCAACCAACTCCTGACCGAACTTGACGGGCTCGAAGAGATGGGCAACGTGATGGTCATCGGCGCGACCAACCGGCCCGACATGATCGATCCCGCTCTCCTGCGTTCGGGACGGTTCGATCGGCTGGTGTTCATCGGCGAACCGGAGATGGAGGGCCGCGAGCAGATCCTGAAGATACACACGGGTGACTCGCCGCTCGCGCCCGACGTGAGTCTGCGCGAGGTCGCGGAGATCACCGACGGCTACGTCGGTTCCGACTTGGAGAGTATCGCCCGCGAGGCCGCGATGGTCGCCCTGCGCGAGGACGACGACGCCGAACACGTGGAGATGCGTCACTTCCGCCAGGCCATGGAGAACGTCCGTCCCACGATCACCGACGAGATCATGGACTACTACGAGCGGATCGAAGAGCAGTTCAAGGGTGGTGGCGGCGGCGAGGGCCTCGCCGGACGCGGTAGCGGCGGCCGGATCGGGTTCCAGTAGCGCGCTCCCACCCCCGGCCGGTGCGTATTAGTGACTCGTCGGCGTACTCTCGAGGTGGAAGGGTGGCTCAGTGGTAGAGCGTCCTCCGTCGTACCCTCCCTCGGCCGGCGACGCCGGTTCGAGGGTTCGGACGGGTGACGGGGTAGTCGGCCGATACGGTCGGCGATGGCTTCGCGTGGTTCGAATCCCGCCCCTTCCACTCGGTCCAGTCAGGTGTTTCGGGGGGACCGGGCGTCCCGAACGGTCGCCCCGTCCCGTACGACGTCTTCACAGCGGGGACAGACCCGTGGGTCCTCGACGCTGTTGGGCGTAAACACCCTGGCGTAATCGCGCGTGACGAACGCCCCACAGTTCTGACACTCTGGCATACACCGAGGAATTTCACGTCAGATTTTATAAGATTTGGGGCCGGTGACGATCCCGTCGAAAGTGATTTTAATAACCTTTAGTTATTACACCTATGGAACTACCGACGCCGCAGGATCTCCGGGAGCGGCGAACGTCGCTGGAGTTGACACAGAGTGCTCTCGCGGAGATGGCCGGAGTCTCTCAGCCGCTGATCGCACGGATCGAGGGTGGCGACGTCGACCCCCGGCTGTCGACGCTGCGTCGCATCGTCGCCGCCCTCGACGAGGCCGAGGGAGGTGTCGTGCGTGCGGAGGACCTGATGAACGAGGTGTTGGCGAGTGTCGAACCCGACGACTCTGTCTCCGACGCCGAGCGACGGATGGAGGAGGCGGCCTTCTCGCAGTTGCCGGTGTTGCAGGGCGGGCTTCCGGTCGGCTCCATCAGTTACAGCGACATCCGTCACGAGGGCGAGAACGTGGGGCAGAAGGCGGTCGCCGAGATCATGAGCGAGCAGTTCCCGACCGTCTCGCGAGAGGACTCGGTGGATAAGATCAGCAACCTGCTGGACTACTACAAGGCCGTCATCGTCACCGAGAGCGGCGAGGCGGTCGGCATCATCACCGAGGCCGACATCGCGGCCGAACTCTCCTGAGGTTTTTGTCGGAGGGAGCGGCCACCGCCTCGCGTGCGCTGACCGTTCGTCCGGGGTCGGTCCGCGGTCGTGCGTCCACCCGATCCCGGTTCGATGCAGGACGCCTGTTCGCTACAGTTCCAGGCCGCGGATCGCGACGCCCTCGCCGGCTTCGACCCGACCGATCACTCG includes the following:
- the larC gene encoding nickel pincer cofactor biosynthesis protein LarC yields the protein MQTVAFDGRMGASGDMVCAALVDAGADPDVLDRVSDALDVRYAVGSTTRAGVTATTVDVLVEVGDDNHDHDHTHSHDHDHDDHEHTHAEGVGPRRTYSEVVEVVEGMGLPPAVQRDALATFRRLGEAEAAVHGTDLEDTHFHEVGADDAIADVVGACLLLADLDPDRVVTTPVSVGAGTVSMSHGSYPVPAPAVAELVADADWSIRGGPVDRELLTPTGAAILAEVADGVDHLPSLDVDTVGYGAGDADVQGHPNALRVLVGDGGGLRRESIAVLETNLDDATPETLGSLQETLGDAGALDVSVLPATMKKSRPGHLVKVVARPEDAERVARRLAEETGTLGVREGSAGHRWVADRSVETVTIDIEGDAYEVRVKVASDAEGAVYDRSAEYDDALAVASETGLTVREVRRRAEAASEGE
- a CDS encoding CBS domain-containing protein encodes the protein MELPTPQDLRERRTSLELTQSALAEMAGVSQPLIARIEGGDVDPRLSTLRRIVAALDEAEGGVVRAEDLMNEVLASVEPDDSVSDAERRMEEAAFSQLPVLQGGLPVGSISYSDIRHEGENVGQKAVAEIMSEQFPTVSREDSVDKISNLLDYYKAVIVTESGEAVGIITEADIAAELS
- a CDS encoding CDC48 family AAA ATPase; this encodes MNEVQLEVAKAYPNDSGRGIARLDPDTLLHLKLSPGDIIEIEGADRTAAKVWRADRQDWNTDTVRIDGFTRQNADVGIGERVTIRKAEATKADKLVLAPPEEASVQFGSDAAGMVKRQILKRPVVERDIVPVMSSTNHPFMRSPGQAIPLIAVETDPDGVCLITEDTEVELREEPISGFEKTGGGITYEDIGGLQNEIQRVREMVELPMKHPQIFKKLGIEPPQGVLLHGPPGTGKTLLAKAVANETSASFFSIAGPEIISKYYGESEQQLREIFEDAKDESPSIIFIDELDSIAPKREDVTGEVERRVVAQLLTMMDGLETRGQVIVIAATNRVDSVDPALRRPGRFDREIEIGVPDEAGRKEILQIHTRGMPLSDDVSLDHLADETHGFVGADIESLTKEAAMKALRRYLPEIDLDEEDIPPSLIDRMIVKRQDFGGALNEVEPSAMREVLVELPKITWDDVGGLEDPKQNVKEAVEWPLSSPEKFDRMGIDPPKGVLLYGPPGTGKTLMAKAVANETNANFISVRGPQLLSKWVGESEKAIRQTFRKARQVAPTVIFFDELDSLAPSRGNEVGNNVSERVVNQLLTELDGLEEMGNVMVIGATNRPDMIDPALLRSGRFDRLVFIGEPEMEGREQILKIHTGDSPLAPDVSLREVAEITDGYVGSDLESIAREAAMVALREDDDAEHVEMRHFRQAMENVRPTITDEIMDYYERIEEQFKGGGGGEGLAGRGSGGRIGFQ
- a CDS encoding DUF7563 family protein, with amino-acid sequence MPECQNCGAFVTRDYARVFTPNSVEDPRVCPRCEDVVRDGATVRDARSPRNT